The following are from one region of the Sardina pilchardus chromosome 4, fSarPil1.1, whole genome shotgun sequence genome:
- the ehhadh gene encoding peroxisomal bifunctional enzyme — translation MARYAQVQGSVALITLTNPPVNALSAAVRLGITETVTRALRDPKVKSVVICGENGVFCGGADIREFAKPMSGPPLVPMIAAIEEGDKPVVAAIEGVAFGGGLELALGCHYRIAHSKARVGLPEVTLGLLPAAGGSQRLPRLIGLTPALELITTGRHVTAQEALKLGIVDKVTDQSALDLAIQFAQQVVDQPLLPRKLSTQSTPCPPDVDAILDEAMARVKQRARGAIAPIACVQAVTAAVKLPYQAGMQKEQELMAFLFRSSQARALQYCFFSQRAVGKWSLPSGAHSGNSKPRPVTKAAVIGLGTMGQGIAVALVKAGLSVVAVETNKKQLETGKQMVSAMLKHDAQKRHAVPRLDLLHYTTDLGELKSTDLIIEAVFEDMALKKDVFKRLSSACKPDAILCTNTSGLDVDELAGVTKRPELVVGMHFFAPAHVMKLLEVVRGSRSSPEVVATAMHLGKRLGKVSVVVGNCSGFVGNRMLMPYLDQANFLLEEGATPELVDGTLEEFGFPMGVFKVSDLSGLDVGWRIRKEAGLTGPNVDPKVPSRRRQGRRYSPLPDLVCEQGRLGQKSGRGWYLYDKPGGRVATPDPDIHKLLEDYRLRHGIRPRQIGGQEVLERCLFALINEGFRVLEDGMAAGPEDIDMIYVFGYGWPRHRGGPMFYADMVGLPKVLERLGHYQQAHPDVPHLQPSSLLCRLVANGSPPLHKWRDFLQRPHSQL, via the exons ATGGCTCGTTATGCACAGGTACAGGGATCTGTTGCATTGATTACATTGACGAATCCACCCGTAAATGCACTTAG TGCTGCTGTACGCCTTGGCATCACAGAGACAGTGACAAGAGCCCTTCGTGACCCCAAGGTGAAATCAGTGGTCATATGTGGAGAAAATGGCGTTTTCTGTGGCG GGGCAGACATCCGTGAATTTGCCAAGCCGATGTCAGGCCCTCCTTTGGTGCCCATGATTGCTGCCATTGAGGAAGGAGACAAGCCTGTGGTTGCAGCAATTGAAGGAGTGGCATTTGGTGGCGGTCTGGAGCTGGCCCTTGGCTGCCACTACCGCATTGCTCATTCAAAG GCACGTGTGGGACTGCCTGAAGTCACCCTGGGTCTTCTCCCTGCTGCTGGGGGCTCACAGCGTCTGCCTAGACTCATCGGGTTAACTCCTGCCCTCGAGCTCATCACCACGG GGCGTCACGTGACTGCTCAAGAGGCGTTGAAACTCGGTATTGTGGACAAAGTGACTGACCAAAGTGCTCTGGATCTGGCTATACAGTTTGCTCAGCAAGTTGTAG ATCAGCCCCTGTTGCCCCGCAAGCTGAGCACACAGTCGACTCCGTGCCCTCCAGATGTTGATGCCATCCTGGACGAGGCCATGGCCAGAGTGAAACAGCGAGCGAGGGGCGCCATAGCACCCATCGCCTGCGTCCAGGCTGTGACGGCGGCTGTCAAGTTACCCTACCAGGCTGGCATGCAGAAGGAGCAGGAGCTGATGGCCTTCTTGTTCCGTTCCAGTCAGGCCCGTGCCCTGCAGTATTGCTTCTTTTCCCAGAGGGCTGTTGGGAAATGGAGTCTTCCCAGCGGGGCACACAGTGGCAACAGCAAGCCAAGGCCTGTGACCAAGGCAGCCGTCATTG GCCTTGGTACCATGGGACAGGGCATCGCTGTGGCGCTAGTGAAGGCGGGGCTCTCCGTGGTAGCggtggagaccaacaagaagCAGTTGGAGACGGGGAAACAAATGGTGTCGGCAATGCTCAAGCACGACGCTCAGAAAAGGCACGCCGTCCCGCGCCTCGACCTTCTCCACTACACGACAGACTTGGGCGAGCTGAAGAGCACCGACCTGATCATCGAGGCCGTGTTCGAAGACATGGCCCTCAAAAAGGACGTTTTCAAGAGGCTGTCGTCCGCGTGCAAACCCGACGCCATCCTCTGCACCAACACCTCTGGCTTGGACGTGGACGAGCTGGCCGGTGTGACGAAGAGGCCGGAGCTGGTGGTGGGCATGCACTTCTTTGCCCCGGCGCACGTGATGAAGCTCCTCGAGGTCGTCCGCGGAAGCCGCTCGTCCCCCGAGGTCGTGGCCACTGCCATGCATCTGGGCAAGAGGCTCGGGAAGGTCAGCGTCGTGGTGGGCAACTGCTCTGGCTTTGTGGGCAACCGCATGCTGATGCCCTATCTGGACCAGGCCAACTTCCTGCTGGAGGAAGGGGCCACGCCCGAGCTGGTGGACGGGACCCTGGAGGAGTTCGGCTTTCCCATGGGGGTTTTCAAAGTGTCCGACCTGTCCGGGCTGGACGTCGGCTGGAGGATTCGGAAGGAGGCCGGGCTGACCGGGCCGAACGTCGACCCGAAAGTTCCCTCGCGGAGACGGCAGGGTCGCCGGTACAGCCCTCTGCCCGACCTGGTGTGCGAGCAGGGCCGCCTGGGGCAGAAGAGCGGCCGAGGGTGGTACCTGTACGACAAGCCCGGGGGCCGAGTCGCCACGCCAGACCCAGACATCCACAAGCTCCTGGAGGACTACCGCCTCCGGCACGGCATCAGGCCTCGCCAGATCGGCGGGCAGGAGGTGTTGGAGCGCTGTCTTTTCGCCCTCATCAACGAAGGCTTCCGCGTCCTGGAGGACGGCATGGCTGCGGGGCCTGAGGACATCGACATGATCTATGTGTTCGGGTATGGCTGGCCGCGGCACAGAGGCGGGCCCATGTTCTACGCCGACATGGTGGGGCTGCCCAAAGTGCTGGAGAGGCTGGGGCACTACCAGCAGGCTCACCCAGACGTGCCTCACCTGCAACCCAGCTCGCTGCTCTGCAGGCTGGTGGCAAATGGCAGCCCTCCTCTCCACAAATGGAGGGACTTCCTCCAGAGACCCCACAGCCAACTCTGA
- the tmem41aa gene encoding transmembrane protein 41A-A: MRSVLGLILVIIGATFYLYLLSTYLPPIRRQVRLQNEDAEQSQNEGENQEIFKTVEYRLKFPSDLEELKELAELLQFYRTEHTSYVLLLFCSAYLYKQSFAIPGSSFLNILAGALFGPWQGLPLTCVLTTVGATFCYLLSQAFGKRHIIRLFPDKVTMLQKKVEDNRNSLLFFLLFLRFFPMSPNWFLNMTAPVLNIPVTLFALSIFIGLMPYNFICVQTGSMLSELTSLDDLFTWGTVLQLLAIACVALLPGALIRHYSQSRLKLDGVEQNGVSHERKDR, translated from the exons ATGCGGTCTGTCTTAGGTTTAATTTTGGTAATTATTGGGGCGACTTTTTACCTATATTTGCTCTCTACCTACCTACCCCCAATTCGCCGACAGGTTCGACTACAAAATGAAGACGCGGAGCAATCTCAGAATGAAGGAGAGAATCAGGAAATCTTCAAAACAGTGGAATACAG GTTGAAATTCCCGTCGGACCTGGAGGAGCTCAAGGAGTTGGCTGAACTCCTTCAGTTCTACAGGACGGAGCACACATCTTACGTGCTGCTCCTTTTCTGCAGTGCATACCTCTACAAGCAGTCATTTGCTATCCCTGGCTCCTCATTTCTG AACATCCTGGCCGGAGCTTTGTTCGGGCCATGGCAAGGGCTGCCGCTGACCTGTGTCCTCACCACGGTGGGGGCCACATTCTGTTACCTCCTTTCTCAAGCCTTTGGCAAGCGGCACATCATAAGACTCTTTCCAGACAAAGTAACCATGCTTCAGAAAAAG GTGGAGGACAATAGGAACAGCTTGTTGTTCTTTTTGCTTTTCCTTCGATTTTTCCCCATGAGTCCAAATTGGTTCTTGAACATGACGGCACCGGTTCTCAACATCCCTGTCACGTtatttgctctctccatcttcataG GATTGATGCCGTACAATTTCATCTGCGTCCAGACGGGCTCCATGCTGTCTGAGCTGACCTCGCTGGACGACCTGTTCACCTGGGGCAcggtgctgcagctgctggctATTGCCTGCGTGGCCCTCCTCCCCGGGGCTCTGATCCGCCACTACAGCCAGAGCCGCCTCAAGCTGGACGGCGTGGAGCAGAACGGCGTCAGCCACGAGCGCAAGGACAGATAA